The Silurus meridionalis isolate SWU-2019-XX chromosome 16, ASM1480568v1, whole genome shotgun sequence genome has a segment encoding these proteins:
- the ntsr1 gene encoding neurotensin receptor type 1: MDLNLTLTELDSIQLRVLTEQLVARANNSAPLRHNETDPATQEDLDVNTDIYSKLLVTVIYVVLFAIGCLGNSITLYTLLTKKSLQNLQSTVHYHLASLAVSDLLILLFSMPVELYNFIWVHHPWAFGAAACKGYYFLRDGCSYATAFNVASLSAERYMAICHPFKAKSVMSRSRTKKLISAMWAASFLLATPMLFTMGQKSVDSELICTTIVSQVTAKTVLQVNAFLSFVVPMGLISVLNGVIASQLLRMFREAAQDNRVCLVGGNATTLSVAVEPNRAQSLRHGVLVLRAVVIAFVVCWLPYHARRLMYCYVNDWTDTLYDFYHYFYLFTNVLFYVSSAINPVLYNLVSTNYRQIFFSTLHNFCLPCRRKKRMRMLTRHSISICSNHTFSTNVIKETVY; encoded by the exons ATGGATCTAAACCTCACATTAACAGAGCTCGACTCCATCCAACTGCGCGTCTTGACGGAGCAACTTGTGGCGCGCGCGAACAATTCGGCTCCGCTGCGCCACAACGAGACGGATCCCGCTACTCAGGAGGACTTGGACGTGAACACGGACATTTACTCGAAACTGCTGGTCACCGTGATTTACGTGGTCCTGTTCGCTATCGGCTGCCTCGGAAACTCTATAACGCTTTACACCTTGCTGACGAAAAAGTCTCTTCAGAACCTGCAGAGCACCGTGCACTACCACCTGGCGAGCCTGGCCGTGTCTGATCTGCTCATCCTCCTGTTCAGCATGCCCGTGGAGCTCTACAACTTCATCTGGGTGCACCACCCGTGGGCGTTTGGCGCTGCCGCATGCAAGGGTTATTACTTCCTGCGCGACGGCTGCTCGTATGCGACGGCGTTCAACGTGGCGAGTCTGAGCGCCGAGCGCTACATGGCCATCTGCCACCCATTTAAAGCGAAAAGCGTGATGTCGCGCAGCCGCACGAAGAAGCTGATCAGTGCCATGTGGGCCGCGTCCTTTCTGCTCGCCACACCGATGCTTTTCACCATGGGCCAGAAGAGCGTGGACAGTGAACTCATATGCACCACCATCGTGTCCCAGGTCACTGCCAAAACTGTCCTTCAG GTGAATGCATTCCTTTCATTTGTTGTTCCAATGGGTCTGATCTCAGTGCTGAATGGAGTCATTGCCAGTCAGCTTCTACGTATGTTTCGTGAGGCAGCTCAGGACAACCGAGTCTGCCTGGTTGGGGGTAATGCCACTACCCTCAGTGTTGCTGTGGAGCCTAACCGTGCCCAGTCTCTTCGCCATGGTGTTCTGGTATTGC gAGCTGTAGTTATTGCGTTTGTCGTCTGCTGGCTACCCTATCATGCCCGCCGTCTGATGTACTGTTATGTGAATGATTGGACTGA CACTCTTTATGACTTCTACCATTACTTCTACCTTTTCACCAACGTGCTGTTCTATGTGAGCTCAGCAATCAACCCAGTCCTGTACAACCTCGTCTCGACCAACTACCGCCAGATCTTCTTCTCCACGCTGCACAATTTCTGCTTGCCATGCCGACGTAAGAAGCGAATGCGCATGCTAACCAGGCACTCTATCAGCATTTGCAGTAACCACACTTTCTCTACCAATGTCATTAAAGAGACTGTCTATTGA